The proteins below come from a single Pandoraea apista genomic window:
- a CDS encoding DUF445 domain-containing protein, translating to MDPALALQRAERRALSFLLVALAIFIGTLFMPEHFLTGWIRAAAEAAMVGGLADWFAVEALFRRIPIPGLSRHTNILIRKKDALGEGLARFVREKFLDTPSVVRLIQQQNPADVVSHWLGSHENTRQLSAVLVKVAGGVLDVMDERNVQAFIRRALDTMIDRLDLSQSAAAILDTLTRDGRHQALLDETLDYLVELLNEPQTREFISARIVDWLKTDHPKKEKVLPSEWLGNKGSDMISAAVTRLLAQMEADESHQLRQAFDRAVAGLIERLKHDAEFQTKLETFKTQLKGDTALNAYVGSLWNEWRSWVKRDLARDDSVIGAKITAAAAWIGQELARSESLRKALDAQLLDAAERMAPGFADFVTDHIRATVHGWNAEHLSQQIRLSVGQDLQYIRINGTLVGGLIGAVLYLIAQAPALLARAH from the coding sequence ATGGATCCCGCACTCGCCCTGCAACGCGCCGAACGGCGTGCCCTGTCCTTTCTTCTGGTCGCGCTGGCGATCTTCATCGGCACGCTCTTCATGCCGGAGCACTTCCTCACCGGCTGGATTCGCGCGGCGGCGGAAGCGGCGATGGTCGGCGGACTCGCCGACTGGTTTGCCGTCGAAGCGCTGTTCCGGCGCATTCCGATCCCCGGGCTCTCGCGGCACACGAACATCCTGATTCGCAAAAAGGACGCCCTCGGCGAGGGTCTCGCCCGCTTCGTGCGCGAGAAGTTTCTCGACACCCCCTCCGTTGTGCGGCTCATCCAGCAACAGAATCCGGCAGACGTTGTCTCGCACTGGCTCGGCTCGCACGAGAACACGCGTCAGTTGAGCGCCGTGCTGGTGAAGGTGGCGGGCGGGGTACTCGACGTGATGGACGAGCGCAACGTGCAGGCCTTCATCCGTCGCGCGCTCGACACGATGATCGACCGGCTCGACCTGTCGCAATCGGCGGCCGCGATTCTCGACACGCTCACCCGCGACGGCCGTCATCAGGCCCTGCTCGATGAAACGCTCGACTATCTCGTCGAACTGCTCAACGAACCGCAAACTCGGGAGTTCATTTCGGCGCGCATCGTCGACTGGCTCAAGACCGATCATCCGAAGAAGGAAAAAGTGCTGCCGTCGGAGTGGCTGGGCAATAAGGGCTCTGACATGATCTCGGCGGCCGTCACGCGCCTGCTTGCGCAAATGGAAGCCGACGAATCGCATCAACTCCGTCAGGCGTTCGATCGCGCAGTGGCGGGATTGATCGAGCGGCTGAAACACGACGCCGAGTTCCAGACGAAGCTCGAGACGTTCAAGACCCAGCTCAAGGGCGATACGGCGCTGAATGCTTACGTCGGCAGCCTATGGAACGAGTGGCGCAGCTGGGTAAAACGCGATCTCGCACGCGACGATTCAGTGATCGGCGCCAAGATCACCGCCGCAGCGGCGTGGATCGGTCAGGAACTGGCGCGCAGCGAATCGCTTCGCAAAGCACTCGACGCCCAATTGCTCGATGCCGCCGAGCGCATGGCGCCGGGCTTTGCCGACTTCGTGACGGATCACATCCGCGCAACGGTACATGGCTGGAACGCCGAACATCTGTCGCAGCAGATTCGCTTGAGCGTGGGGCAGGATCTGCAATACATCCGCATCAACGGCACCCTTGTCGGCGGATTGATCGGCGCGGTGCTGTATCTGATCGCCCAAGCGCCGGCACTGCTCGCGCGCGCTCACTGA